Proteins encoded by one window of Actinocorallia herbida:
- a CDS encoding site-2 protease family protein yields MRQTQRSSGRGISPVFLGILAFTAFFGYLVWRAEWLPGAGPSSRAGLAVFAFVVGAWVVSLCLHEFGHAALAHRFGDHSVAARGYLTLDPRKYTDMTLSIVLPVLFLMLGGIGLPGGAVWIDRGAIQGRLRHSMVSFAGPAANIVFAILCGAAIQQWAFESEHTTFWVAIGYLGFLQVTAAVLNLLPVPGLDGFGIWEPYLPRAFVQKVAGYGMWVFIGLLVLLWIPPLNRAFFTVVYGITGWFGIPEEFAQVGHSVFMFW; encoded by the coding sequence GTGAGACAGACGCAGCGCAGTTCCGGCAGGGGGATCAGCCCGGTCTTCCTCGGCATCCTGGCCTTCACCGCATTCTTCGGCTACCTGGTGTGGCGGGCCGAGTGGCTGCCCGGCGCCGGTCCATCGAGCCGGGCGGGCCTCGCGGTGTTCGCCTTCGTGGTGGGCGCCTGGGTGGTGTCGCTGTGCCTGCACGAGTTCGGGCACGCGGCGCTCGCGCACCGCTTCGGCGACCACTCGGTGGCCGCGCGCGGCTATCTCACGCTCGACCCGCGCAAGTACACCGACATGACCCTGAGCATCGTGCTCCCGGTGCTGTTCCTGATGCTCGGCGGCATCGGCCTGCCGGGCGGGGCGGTCTGGATCGACCGCGGCGCGATCCAGGGCAGGCTGCGGCACAGCATGGTGTCGTTCGCCGGTCCGGCGGCCAACATCGTGTTCGCGATCCTGTGCGGGGCCGCGATCCAGCAGTGGGCCTTCGAGTCCGAGCACACGACCTTCTGGGTCGCCATCGGCTACCTGGGCTTCCTCCAGGTCACCGCCGCGGTGCTGAACCTGCTGCCCGTCCCGGGGCTCGACGGCTTCGGCATCTGGGAGCCGTACCTGCCCAGGGCCTTCGTGCAGAAGGTGGCCGGCTACGGCATGTGGGTGTTCATCGGCCTGCTGGTGCTGCTGTGGATACCACCGCTGAACCGGGCCTTCTTCACCGTGGTCTACGGCATCACCGGATGGTTCGGCATTCCCGAGGAGTTCGCGCAGGTCGGGCACTCGGTCTTCATGTTCTGGTGA
- a CDS encoding TetR/AcrR family transcriptional regulator, protein MPSGAATPSVPSSPSAVPPSSAPRSSAERIVDAAEECFARFGVAKTTVEDVANAAGMSRATLYRNFSGGRDELILAVFLRDIGRFLDELVANVPEEFDPAESVVAGVLDAVRFVQGEPKFAALFVPEAVGHTHKAVAHSSQRAVDLCAERVEPYFLAARDAGLLRAELEVNGTVEFLFRIISSLSLAPLERPEAETAKFLRTYVVPALLP, encoded by the coding sequence ATGCCCTCAGGTGCCGCCACGCCCTCCGTGCCGTCTTCGCCCTCGGCCGTCCCGCCGTCCTCCGCCCCGCGCTCCTCCGCCGAGCGGATCGTCGACGCGGCCGAGGAGTGCTTCGCGCGGTTCGGCGTCGCCAAGACGACGGTCGAGGACGTCGCGAACGCCGCGGGCATGTCGCGGGCGACCCTGTACCGGAACTTCTCCGGCGGGCGGGACGAGCTGATCCTCGCCGTCTTCCTGCGCGACATCGGGCGGTTCCTCGACGAACTCGTGGCGAACGTCCCCGAGGAGTTCGACCCCGCCGAGTCCGTGGTGGCCGGGGTGCTGGACGCGGTGCGGTTCGTGCAGGGCGAGCCCAAGTTCGCCGCGCTGTTCGTGCCCGAAGCGGTCGGGCACACCCACAAGGCGGTCGCGCACTCGTCCCAGCGGGCGGTCGACCTGTGCGCCGAGCGGGTCGAGCCGTACTTCCTCGCCGCCCGCGACGCGGGCCTGCTGCGCGCGGAGCTCGAGGTCAACGGCACCGTCGAGTTCCTGTTCCGGATCATCTCCTCGCTCAGCCTCGCGCCGCTGGAGCGGCCGGAGGCCGAGACCGCGAAGTTCCTGCGCACGTACGTCGTCCCCGCGCTGCTGCCCTAG
- a CDS encoding 3-hydroxyacyl-CoA dehydrogenase family protein, producing MGFGKVGVVGLGTMGAGIAEVLARGGVETVGVEINDAALERGRSGIEGSTTRAVTRGKLTEEARDQILGRITFSTDFGALADCDLVIEAVPELIALKAKVFAQLDEVCRPDAVLATNTSSLSVTEIAAATSRPESIVGVHFFNPAPVMKLVEVIHSERSRPEFVAAVTELVGDLGKVPVTIGDRAGFVANRLLFGLLGPAAQLAETGVAKEDIDASLKAIGLPMGPLTLMDLIGLDTCLEVLEAVHADSGSPRHEPAGILRKLVDEGSVGRKSGGGFYTYDRAGSGTVVAPVEGTASAEIAEQLYGPYLQDAAEMVRSGYCTAADADAAMTLGCGFPVGPISALRERGAWTD from the coding sequence ATGGGCTTCGGCAAGGTGGGCGTGGTCGGACTCGGCACCATGGGCGCGGGCATCGCCGAGGTGCTGGCCCGCGGCGGCGTGGAGACGGTCGGCGTCGAGATCAACGACGCGGCCCTGGAGCGCGGCAGAAGCGGCATCGAGGGCTCCACGACCCGTGCCGTCACCCGCGGCAAGCTCACCGAGGAGGCCCGCGACCAGATCCTCGGCCGGATCACCTTCAGCACGGACTTCGGCGCCCTCGCCGACTGCGACCTCGTCATCGAGGCGGTCCCCGAGCTGATCGCGCTCAAGGCCAAGGTCTTCGCCCAGCTCGACGAGGTGTGTCGGCCCGACGCGGTGCTGGCCACCAACACCTCGTCCCTGTCGGTCACCGAGATCGCCGCGGCGACCTCCCGGCCGGAATCGATCGTCGGTGTCCACTTCTTCAATCCCGCGCCCGTCATGAAGCTCGTCGAGGTGATCCACAGCGAGCGGTCCAGGCCCGAGTTCGTCGCGGCCGTCACCGAGCTGGTCGGCGACCTCGGCAAGGTCCCGGTGACGATCGGGGACCGGGCCGGGTTCGTCGCCAACCGGCTGCTGTTCGGGCTGCTCGGCCCGGCCGCCCAGCTCGCGGAGACCGGGGTCGCCAAGGAGGACATCGACGCCTCGCTCAAGGCGATCGGCCTTCCCATGGGCCCGCTCACCCTGATGGACCTCATCGGCCTCGACACCTGCCTCGAAGTGCTGGAGGCCGTCCACGCCGACTCCGGCTCGCCCCGGCACGAGCCCGCGGGCATCCTGCGCAAGCTGGTCGACGAGGGCTCGGTGGGCCGCAAGTCCGGCGGCGGCTTCTACACCTACGACCGCGCGGGCTCCGGCACCGTCGTCGCCCCGGTCGAGGGCACCGCCTCGGCGGAGATCGCCGAGCAGCTGTACGGCCCGTACCTCCAGGACGCCGCCGAGATGGTCCGCAGCGGCTACTGCACCGCCGCCGACGCCGACGCCGCCATGACGCTCGGCTGCGGCTTCCCCGTGGGCCCGATCTCCGCCTTGCGCGAGCGGGGCGCCTGGACCGACTGA
- a CDS encoding oxygenase MpaB family protein, whose protein sequence is MNLRKQIDDSYWGMLAAAHLPGEQYTEPVGDPGLFGPGSAVWYVHGDVSGVLGGVSGLLLGTLNEPVTHGTNQHSNYLQDPIRRLGFTSSFVSGMSYAATPVAEKLAGIVRTMHKRVHGTMPDGRPYSATSSADIIWTGITQSAQAAKAHQRYHPKPLDGKGLDEYFAQYAVVSEMLGATDVPKSRADVADYFAMMRPRLTVSEETLEAIGFLRGPVGGDATTRYSTQVISRVATDLLPSWAKRLLGLSPRTPVGPLAARAAGYALTRTLRFGVHQRIVEEAHARVGVPYTRP, encoded by the coding sequence ATGAACCTCAGGAAGCAGATCGACGACTCCTACTGGGGCATGCTCGCCGCCGCCCACCTCCCCGGCGAGCAGTACACCGAGCCGGTCGGCGATCCCGGGCTCTTCGGCCCCGGCTCGGCCGTCTGGTACGTGCACGGCGACGTGTCCGGCGTCCTCGGAGGCGTCTCGGGACTCCTGCTCGGCACGCTCAACGAACCGGTCACCCACGGCACCAACCAGCACTCGAACTACCTCCAGGACCCGATCCGGCGCCTCGGGTTCACCAGCAGCTTCGTCAGCGGCATGTCCTACGCCGCGACGCCCGTCGCCGAGAAGCTCGCGGGCATCGTCCGGACGATGCACAAGCGGGTGCACGGCACGATGCCCGACGGCCGCCCCTATTCCGCGACGAGTTCCGCCGACATCATCTGGACCGGCATCACCCAGTCCGCCCAGGCCGCGAAAGCGCATCAGCGCTACCACCCGAAGCCTTTGGACGGAAAAGGCCTCGACGAGTACTTCGCCCAGTACGCCGTCGTCTCGGAGATGCTGGGCGCGACCGACGTGCCCAAGTCGCGCGCCGACGTCGCCGACTACTTCGCCATGATGCGGCCGCGCCTCACCGTCTCGGAGGAGACCCTGGAGGCGATCGGATTCCTGCGCGGGCCCGTCGGCGGGGACGCCACCACCCGCTACTCCACGCAGGTCATCAGCCGGGTCGCCACCGATCTGCTCCCGTCCTGGGCCAAGCGCCTGCTGGGCCTGTCGCCCCGCACCCCGGTCGGCCCGCTCGCCGCCCGCGCCGCCGGGTACGCCCTCACCCGGACGCTGCGGTTCGGCGTGCACCAGCGGATCGTGGAAGAGGCGCACGCCCGGGTCGGCGTCCCTTACACCAGGCCATGA
- a CDS encoding SCO5389 family protein: protein MSLDVSPELLARAQQGEIDDAMFVECIRTSLPYAWDLISGLVADLEVAGGDFADNQTPPPDEQARGQLLRVLASDAMRGSIERYFGVKLAFQNCHRVAVFPGKAGDTDTYRKFVTAREQILNQQPHLRDC, encoded by the coding sequence ATGTCCCTTGATGTCTCCCCCGAACTGCTCGCAAGGGCACAGCAAGGTGAGATCGACGACGCGATGTTCGTCGAGTGCATCCGGACCTCGCTCCCGTACGCCTGGGATCTGATCAGCGGTCTGGTCGCCGACCTCGAGGTCGCCGGAGGCGACTTCGCCGACAACCAGACACCTCCCCCGGACGAGCAGGCGCGTGGGCAGCTCCTGCGGGTCCTGGCGAGTGACGCCATGCGCGGCAGCATCGAGCGCTACTTCGGCGTCAAGCTGGCCTTCCAGAACTGCCACCGGGTGGCGGTCTTCCCCGGCAAGGCCGGGGACACCGACACCTACCGGAAGTTCGTGACGGCGCGAGAGCAGATCCTCAACCAGCAGCCGCACCTGCGCGACTGCTGA
- a CDS encoding LLM class flavin-dependent oxidoreductase encodes MRFGLFLPAGQWPGQSPTDALRRTVALARAAEDAGFDEVWLAEHHFMTYGVCPSATVLAGHLLAATSRIAVGTAVAVLSARHPVALAEEAALLASLAPGRFLLGIGRGGPWRELEVLGTGLERYEEGFPEALDLLRACLDGRDTIAADGRFFRFGEVPFVPRPETPPPVFLAATSPASEELAARRGLPMLLGMHVGDAAKAEAVARYRALGGPAGAGHVATGLAWVGRTREEARATVREELPRWMGPGLAGHVAVDGRPRAQRDAAEYAADLADLHAVGTVEDCAAALERTCAVPDVARVVLLAECAADPSAVLQCVRSLGRDVLPRLRVPVSSRAGAAAG; translated from the coding sequence ATGCGCTTCGGACTCTTCCTCCCCGCCGGGCAGTGGCCCGGCCAGTCCCCCACCGACGCCCTTCGCCGCACGGTCGCGCTGGCCAGAGCGGCCGAGGACGCCGGATTCGACGAGGTGTGGCTCGCCGAGCACCACTTCATGACCTACGGGGTCTGCCCGTCGGCGACCGTGCTGGCCGGGCACCTGCTCGCCGCGACGTCCCGGATCGCGGTCGGCACCGCGGTCGCCGTCCTGTCGGCCCGGCATCCGGTCGCGCTGGCCGAGGAGGCCGCGCTGCTCGCCTCGCTGGCGCCCGGGCGGTTCCTGCTCGGGATCGGCAGGGGCGGCCCGTGGCGGGAGCTCGAGGTCCTGGGCACCGGGCTCGAACGGTACGAGGAGGGCTTCCCCGAGGCTCTCGACCTGCTCCGGGCCTGTCTGGACGGCCGGGACACGATCGCGGCCGACGGGCGGTTCTTCCGGTTCGGCGAGGTCCCGTTCGTCCCCCGGCCGGAGACTCCCCCGCCGGTCTTCCTCGCCGCCACGAGCCCGGCCTCGGAGGAACTCGCCGCGCGGCGCGGCCTGCCGATGCTGCTGGGGATGCACGTGGGCGACGCGGCGAAGGCCGAGGCCGTCGCCCGGTACCGCGCGTTGGGCGGCCCGGCCGGGGCGGGCCACGTGGCGACGGGCCTGGCCTGGGTGGGCCGGACCCGTGAGGAGGCCAGGGCGACGGTCCGGGAGGAGCTGCCGCGCTGGATGGGGCCGGGCCTGGCGGGCCATGTCGCCGTGGACGGGAGGCCGCGGGCCCAGCGCGACGCCGCCGAGTACGCGGCGGATCTCGCCGACCTGCACGCGGTCGGCACCGTGGAGGACTGCGCCGCGGCCCTGGAACGCACGTGTGCGGTCCCGGACGTCGCGAGGGTGGTCCTGCTTGCCGAATGCGCCGCGGACCCCTCAGCGGTCCTGCAATGCGTGCGGAGCCTCGGCAGGGACGTCCTGCCGAGGCTCCGGGTGCCCGTCAGCAGTCGCGCAGGTGCGGCTGCTGGTTGA